From Hemitrygon akajei chromosome 19, sHemAka1.3, whole genome shotgun sequence, the proteins below share one genomic window:
- the LOC140742074 gene encoding hyaluronidase-1-like isoform X3 — protein MPVNDPIRKSSSAIEERTSVMVSSLALPMCTLFFLSTYPDIIWGETLKPAAASPIIHNKPFVVVWNTPSAQCKTKFNIELDLSVFDIVENEHESFVGKNITIFYKLKLGRYPFYTKDLIPVNDGLVQIASLTEHLKKAAEDINNLLDVDFHGLAVIDWEEWRPLWDRNWGFMDIYRKKSEELVRRKFPYLPERKVVQLAIEEFENAAKKFMSETLKLGQKLRPKGFWGFYKFPECYNYFKEDAPTNYTGHCNPKDVLRNSQLSWLWKVSRILYPSIYIKEDMKSTINTQKFVHYQIKEALRVAALNQVSESLPVLAYARFVYIHSLDFLTEADLIHTIGESAAMGTCGVVLWGDMANSRTRERCEALKDYIDQELGRYVLNTTVAATLCSKVMCSGHGRCMRQDPESQSYLHLSPRSFEIISVLTSSGSALTARGALCLEDVQSMKEQFKCHCYKGWMGAHCQETSLI, from the exons ATGCCTGTG AATGATCCGATCAGAAAGAGTTCATCTGCCATTGAAGAAAGAACCAGCGTCATGGTATCCAGTCTTGCATTACCCATGTGCACCTTATTTTTCCTCTCGACCTATCCAGACATAATATGGGGAGAAACACTCAAGCCAGCAGCAGCCTCACCAATTATCCACAATAAGCCATTCGTTGTGGTCTGGAACACACCTTCTGCACAATGTAAAACTAAGTTTAACATTGAGTTGGATCTGAGTGTTTTTGATATTGTTGAAAATGAACATGAGAGCTTTGTGGGGAAAAATATTACTATATTCTATAAGTTAAAATTGGGTCGTTACCCATTCTACACTAAGGACTTGATTCCAGTGAACGATGGCCTTGTCCAGATTGCCAGTCTGACTGAACACCTCAAGAAGGCTGCAGAAGACATTAATAATTTACTAGATGTGGACTTTCATGGTCTTGCTGTGATAGATTGGGAAGAATGGCGACCACTCTGGGACCGTAACTGGGGATTTATGGATATCTACAGGAAAAAATCTGAAGAATTGGTTAGAAGAAAATTCCCTTATTTACCTGAAAGGAAGGTTGTCCAGTTAGCCATAGAAGAATTTGAAAATGCTGCAAAAAAATTTATGAGTGAAACACTAAAACTAGGACAGAAACTGAGACCAAAGGGATTCTGGGGCTTCTATAAATTCCCAGAATGCTACAATTACTTTAAAGAGGATGCACCAACCAACTACACAGGTCACTGCAATCCAAAAGATGTTCTAAGAAATAGCCAGCTATCGTGGCTCTGGAAAGTATCACGAATCCTGTATCCCAGCATCTACATCAAAGAGGAtatgaagtccacaattaatacTCAAAAATTTGTTCACTATCAAATTAAGGAGGCCCTCCGTGTTGCTGCCCTTAATCAAGTCAGTGAATCCCTGCCTGTTTTGGCATATGCCAGATTTGTGTATATACATTCACTTGACTTCCTTACTGAG GCAGACTTGATACACACCATTGGGGAGAGTGCTGCCATGGGAACTTGTGGAGTGGTTCTATGGGGGGACATGGCCAACTCACGCACCAGG GAGAGATGTGAAGCACTGAAAGATTACATTGATCAGGAGCTTGGAAGATATGTTCTCAATACAACTGTAGCTGCTACGTTATGCAGCAAAGTTATGTGCAGTGGCCATGGACGATGCATGCGGCAAGACCCTGAATCCCAAAGCTATCTCCATCTCAGTCCCAGAAGCTTTGAGATTATCTCTGTTCTTACATCCTCTGGCTCTGCATTAACAGCCCGTGGAGCCTTGTGTTTGGAAGATGTGCAAAGCATGAAAGAGCAGTTCAAATGCCACTGCTATAAGGGATGGATGGGAGCTCATTGCCAAGAAACATCATTAATATAG
- the LOC140742074 gene encoding hyaluronidase-1-like isoform X2, producing MLKTGASHLREADGRCTALGAGKIENDPIRKSSSAIEERTSVMVSSLALPMCTLFFLSTYPDIIWGETLKPAAASPIIHNKPFVVVWNTPSAQCKTKFNIELDLSVFDIVENEHESFVGKNITIFYKLKLGRYPFYTKDLIPVNDGLVQIASLTEHLKKAAEDINNLLDVDFHGLAVIDWEEWRPLWDRNWGFMDIYRKKSEELVRRKFPYLPERKVVQLAIEEFENAAKKFMSETLKLGQKLRPKGFWGFYKFPECYNYFKEDAPTNYTGHCNPKDVLRNSQLSWLWKVSRILYPSIYIKEDMKSTINTQKFVHYQIKEALRVAALNQVSESLPVLAYARFVYIHSLDFLTEADLIHTIGESAAMGTCGVVLWGDMANSRTRERCEALKDYIDQELGRYVLNTTVAATLCSKVMCSGHGRCMRQDPESQSYLHLSPRSFEIISVLTSSGSALTARGALCLEDVQSMKEQFKCHCYKGWMGAHCQETSLI from the exons AATGATCCGATCAGAAAGAGTTCATCTGCCATTGAAGAAAGAACCAGCGTCATGGTATCCAGTCTTGCATTACCCATGTGCACCTTATTTTTCCTCTCGACCTATCCAGACATAATATGGGGAGAAACACTCAAGCCAGCAGCAGCCTCACCAATTATCCACAATAAGCCATTCGTTGTGGTCTGGAACACACCTTCTGCACAATGTAAAACTAAGTTTAACATTGAGTTGGATCTGAGTGTTTTTGATATTGTTGAAAATGAACATGAGAGCTTTGTGGGGAAAAATATTACTATATTCTATAAGTTAAAATTGGGTCGTTACCCATTCTACACTAAGGACTTGATTCCAGTGAACGATGGCCTTGTCCAGATTGCCAGTCTGACTGAACACCTCAAGAAGGCTGCAGAAGACATTAATAATTTACTAGATGTGGACTTTCATGGTCTTGCTGTGATAGATTGGGAAGAATGGCGACCACTCTGGGACCGTAACTGGGGATTTATGGATATCTACAGGAAAAAATCTGAAGAATTGGTTAGAAGAAAATTCCCTTATTTACCTGAAAGGAAGGTTGTCCAGTTAGCCATAGAAGAATTTGAAAATGCTGCAAAAAAATTTATGAGTGAAACACTAAAACTAGGACAGAAACTGAGACCAAAGGGATTCTGGGGCTTCTATAAATTCCCAGAATGCTACAATTACTTTAAAGAGGATGCACCAACCAACTACACAGGTCACTGCAATCCAAAAGATGTTCTAAGAAATAGCCAGCTATCGTGGCTCTGGAAAGTATCACGAATCCTGTATCCCAGCATCTACATCAAAGAGGAtatgaagtccacaattaatacTCAAAAATTTGTTCACTATCAAATTAAGGAGGCCCTCCGTGTTGCTGCCCTTAATCAAGTCAGTGAATCCCTGCCTGTTTTGGCATATGCCAGATTTGTGTATATACATTCACTTGACTTCCTTACTGAG GCAGACTTGATACACACCATTGGGGAGAGTGCTGCCATGGGAACTTGTGGAGTGGTTCTATGGGGGGACATGGCCAACTCACGCACCAGG GAGAGATGTGAAGCACTGAAAGATTACATTGATCAGGAGCTTGGAAGATATGTTCTCAATACAACTGTAGCTGCTACGTTATGCAGCAAAGTTATGTGCAGTGGCCATGGACGATGCATGCGGCAAGACCCTGAATCCCAAAGCTATCTCCATCTCAGTCCCAGAAGCTTTGAGATTATCTCTGTTCTTACATCCTCTGGCTCTGCATTAACAGCCCGTGGAGCCTTGTGTTTGGAAGATGTGCAAAGCATGAAAGAGCAGTTCAAATGCCACTGCTATAAGGGATGGATGGGAGCTCATTGCCAAGAAACATCATTAATATAG
- the LOC140742074 gene encoding hyaluronidase-1-like isoform X1, which yields MFRLSTHSTQVVAWIIFPVTEESCHLVGQTMPKNDPIRKSSSAIEERTSVMVSSLALPMCTLFFLSTYPDIIWGETLKPAAASPIIHNKPFVVVWNTPSAQCKTKFNIELDLSVFDIVENEHESFVGKNITIFYKLKLGRYPFYTKDLIPVNDGLVQIASLTEHLKKAAEDINNLLDVDFHGLAVIDWEEWRPLWDRNWGFMDIYRKKSEELVRRKFPYLPERKVVQLAIEEFENAAKKFMSETLKLGQKLRPKGFWGFYKFPECYNYFKEDAPTNYTGHCNPKDVLRNSQLSWLWKVSRILYPSIYIKEDMKSTINTQKFVHYQIKEALRVAALNQVSESLPVLAYARFVYIHSLDFLTEADLIHTIGESAAMGTCGVVLWGDMANSRTRERCEALKDYIDQELGRYVLNTTVAATLCSKVMCSGHGRCMRQDPESQSYLHLSPRSFEIISVLTSSGSALTARGALCLEDVQSMKEQFKCHCYKGWMGAHCQETSLI from the exons AATGATCCGATCAGAAAGAGTTCATCTGCCATTGAAGAAAGAACCAGCGTCATGGTATCCAGTCTTGCATTACCCATGTGCACCTTATTTTTCCTCTCGACCTATCCAGACATAATATGGGGAGAAACACTCAAGCCAGCAGCAGCCTCACCAATTATCCACAATAAGCCATTCGTTGTGGTCTGGAACACACCTTCTGCACAATGTAAAACTAAGTTTAACATTGAGTTGGATCTGAGTGTTTTTGATATTGTTGAAAATGAACATGAGAGCTTTGTGGGGAAAAATATTACTATATTCTATAAGTTAAAATTGGGTCGTTACCCATTCTACACTAAGGACTTGATTCCAGTGAACGATGGCCTTGTCCAGATTGCCAGTCTGACTGAACACCTCAAGAAGGCTGCAGAAGACATTAATAATTTACTAGATGTGGACTTTCATGGTCTTGCTGTGATAGATTGGGAAGAATGGCGACCACTCTGGGACCGTAACTGGGGATTTATGGATATCTACAGGAAAAAATCTGAAGAATTGGTTAGAAGAAAATTCCCTTATTTACCTGAAAGGAAGGTTGTCCAGTTAGCCATAGAAGAATTTGAAAATGCTGCAAAAAAATTTATGAGTGAAACACTAAAACTAGGACAGAAACTGAGACCAAAGGGATTCTGGGGCTTCTATAAATTCCCAGAATGCTACAATTACTTTAAAGAGGATGCACCAACCAACTACACAGGTCACTGCAATCCAAAAGATGTTCTAAGAAATAGCCAGCTATCGTGGCTCTGGAAAGTATCACGAATCCTGTATCCCAGCATCTACATCAAAGAGGAtatgaagtccacaattaatacTCAAAAATTTGTTCACTATCAAATTAAGGAGGCCCTCCGTGTTGCTGCCCTTAATCAAGTCAGTGAATCCCTGCCTGTTTTGGCATATGCCAGATTTGTGTATATACATTCACTTGACTTCCTTACTGAG GCAGACTTGATACACACCATTGGGGAGAGTGCTGCCATGGGAACTTGTGGAGTGGTTCTATGGGGGGACATGGCCAACTCACGCACCAGG GAGAGATGTGAAGCACTGAAAGATTACATTGATCAGGAGCTTGGAAGATATGTTCTCAATACAACTGTAGCTGCTACGTTATGCAGCAAAGTTATGTGCAGTGGCCATGGACGATGCATGCGGCAAGACCCTGAATCCCAAAGCTATCTCCATCTCAGTCCCAGAAGCTTTGAGATTATCTCTGTTCTTACATCCTCTGGCTCTGCATTAACAGCCCGTGGAGCCTTGTGTTTGGAAGATGTGCAAAGCATGAAAGAGCAGTTCAAATGCCACTGCTATAAGGGATGGATGGGAGCTCATTGCCAAGAAACATCATTAATATAG
- the LOC140742074 gene encoding hyaluronidase-like isoform X4, which yields MVSSLALPMCTLFFLSTYPDIIWGETLKPAAASPIIHNKPFVVVWNTPSAQCKTKFNIELDLSVFDIVENEHESFVGKNITIFYKLKLGRYPFYTKDLIPVNDGLVQIASLTEHLKKAAEDINNLLDVDFHGLAVIDWEEWRPLWDRNWGFMDIYRKKSEELVRRKFPYLPERKVVQLAIEEFENAAKKFMSETLKLGQKLRPKGFWGFYKFPECYNYFKEDAPTNYTGHCNPKDVLRNSQLSWLWKVSRILYPSIYIKEDMKSTINTQKFVHYQIKEALRVAALNQVSESLPVLAYARFVYIHSLDFLTEADLIHTIGESAAMGTCGVVLWGDMANSRTRERCEALKDYIDQELGRYVLNTTVAATLCSKVMCSGHGRCMRQDPESQSYLHLSPRSFEIISVLTSSGSALTARGALCLEDVQSMKEQFKCHCYKGWMGAHCQETSLI from the exons ATGGTATCCAGTCTTGCATTACCCATGTGCACCTTATTTTTCCTCTCGACCTATCCAGACATAATATGGGGAGAAACACTCAAGCCAGCAGCAGCCTCACCAATTATCCACAATAAGCCATTCGTTGTGGTCTGGAACACACCTTCTGCACAATGTAAAACTAAGTTTAACATTGAGTTGGATCTGAGTGTTTTTGATATTGTTGAAAATGAACATGAGAGCTTTGTGGGGAAAAATATTACTATATTCTATAAGTTAAAATTGGGTCGTTACCCATTCTACACTAAGGACTTGATTCCAGTGAACGATGGCCTTGTCCAGATTGCCAGTCTGACTGAACACCTCAAGAAGGCTGCAGAAGACATTAATAATTTACTAGATGTGGACTTTCATGGTCTTGCTGTGATAGATTGGGAAGAATGGCGACCACTCTGGGACCGTAACTGGGGATTTATGGATATCTACAGGAAAAAATCTGAAGAATTGGTTAGAAGAAAATTCCCTTATTTACCTGAAAGGAAGGTTGTCCAGTTAGCCATAGAAGAATTTGAAAATGCTGCAAAAAAATTTATGAGTGAAACACTAAAACTAGGACAGAAACTGAGACCAAAGGGATTCTGGGGCTTCTATAAATTCCCAGAATGCTACAATTACTTTAAAGAGGATGCACCAACCAACTACACAGGTCACTGCAATCCAAAAGATGTTCTAAGAAATAGCCAGCTATCGTGGCTCTGGAAAGTATCACGAATCCTGTATCCCAGCATCTACATCAAAGAGGAtatgaagtccacaattaatacTCAAAAATTTGTTCACTATCAAATTAAGGAGGCCCTCCGTGTTGCTGCCCTTAATCAAGTCAGTGAATCCCTGCCTGTTTTGGCATATGCCAGATTTGTGTATATACATTCACTTGACTTCCTTACTGAG GCAGACTTGATACACACCATTGGGGAGAGTGCTGCCATGGGAACTTGTGGAGTGGTTCTATGGGGGGACATGGCCAACTCACGCACCAGG GAGAGATGTGAAGCACTGAAAGATTACATTGATCAGGAGCTTGGAAGATATGTTCTCAATACAACTGTAGCTGCTACGTTATGCAGCAAAGTTATGTGCAGTGGCCATGGACGATGCATGCGGCAAGACCCTGAATCCCAAAGCTATCTCCATCTCAGTCCCAGAAGCTTTGAGATTATCTCTGTTCTTACATCCTCTGGCTCTGCATTAACAGCCCGTGGAGCCTTGTGTTTGGAAGATGTGCAAAGCATGAAAGAGCAGTTCAAATGCCACTGCTATAAGGGATGGATGGGAGCTCATTGCCAAGAAACATCATTAATATAG